One Fibrobacter sp. UWH4 genomic region harbors:
- a CDS encoding TIGR02147 family protein, protein MKDILEYTSYRQYIADYYADKKAKSAFTWPEFASAAGFSSPVYLKYVSEGRFNLSDAAVDRVAAAMHLIGGDLEFFRELVRFDHAKTDKAKKESFQKLVAMAESRKVKVVEADAYRYFDSWKNPVLRELAPAMPGAKPLALAKACRPKITAAEVSDSLNFLVKANMLQKDENGNYVQTDRSITAGPMEVTPAVIRGLHRQMGELALDTIEGVPQNERHFSGVTLGITQGAYDEIVAEINAFRKRIIEIATRETETDEVYRLNIQFFPMTNKSSKKG, encoded by the coding sequence ATGAAAGATATACTTGAATATACGAGCTACCGTCAGTATATCGCGGATTATTACGCCGACAAAAAGGCGAAATCTGCGTTTACCTGGCCGGAGTTCGCTTCTGCGGCGGGATTTTCTTCGCCGGTCTACTTAAAATATGTGAGCGAAGGCCGCTTCAACTTGAGTGACGCCGCTGTCGATCGCGTTGCCGCAGCGATGCACTTGATTGGTGGCGATCTCGAATTTTTCCGTGAATTGGTGCGCTTTGACCACGCCAAGACGGACAAGGCGAAAAAGGAATCGTTCCAGAAGTTGGTGGCGATGGCGGAAAGTCGCAAGGTGAAAGTTGTCGAGGCCGATGCGTACCGCTACTTTGACAGCTGGAAAAATCCGGTGCTTCGCGAACTTGCGCCGGCCATGCCGGGTGCAAAACCGCTTGCACTAGCGAAAGCTTGTCGCCCTAAAATTACCGCTGCCGAGGTGAGTGATTCGCTGAACTTTCTGGTGAAGGCGAACATGCTTCAGAAAGACGAGAACGGCAATTACGTTCAGACGGACAGGTCGATTACGGCTGGTCCCATGGAAGTGACTCCCGCTGTGATTCGCGGCCTGCACCGTCAAATGGGCGAACTCGCGCTTGACACAATCGAAGGCGTGCCGCAAAACGAAAGGCATTTTTCGGGTGTAACGCTTGGCATTACTCAAGGTGCCTACGACGAAATTGTCGCTGAAATCAATGCGTTCCGCAAGCGCATTATTGAAATTGCCACGAGGGAAACCGAAACGGATGAGGTGTACCGCCTGAACATCCAGTTTTTCCCCATGACGAACAAGAGTTCTAAAAAGGGTTAG
- a CDS encoding FISUMP domain-containing protein, whose amino-acid sequence MNYKTMSRNFICKMAMPLALVFAACSTDEGNTISKVETTPGTQMGGSSEEPSVIAYKNISLRGRAYYAPAGNEAGSSEDVSVPTNVFYDGGQIVLTELDTVTLVPLDDSTITESFKGDVIDPLTGEKVPGDDGMASFDSVSLRSPIVLLEAVSGEVSLSAIVDIRDANTFVIDGLSHLATYRIRKLAESGMSFVAAKAQAETEIANALGFGSQNPFVEESLMNSSNVAVWRKAFNELVPFNLLQHLKEELGESGLLADLSEDTKKSLTEAVEKSHYWRLLSSSRKAFEMWDEDFYQECMQFKAYYVNLLASVFGVGQCSSENEGTFADVQGDFFELKCVSGFWEFAYLKTSRLNIAHTFGAMVDSRDGEEYKTVTIDLGGTSQTWMAENLRYAAEYSNCFMDNSSYCSVYGRLYSPLYGLDSSYRKYTTKEACVDVKAFEYLSENMSDDTLYWRGRAEEDCDELYEYGDYRDDGDNMLWDKVIDSLETINFEVCPEGWRMPKYEDWNALLSYLDGLGQGPALTLLLANYGDPTGFGLDLLADIRGEKGDYRAIVRGVGEYQFEPVVTPEEIRGNAAGDVVGALATQTTSRRKGANVYYEAVVLGYDLPRSGFVRCIKDE is encoded by the coding sequence ATGAACTACAAAACAATGAGCAGAAACTTTATCTGCAAAATGGCGATGCCGCTCGCCTTGGTGTTCGCTGCCTGTTCCACTGACGAAGGAAATACCATTTCAAAAGTGGAAACGACTCCGGGGACGCAGATGGGAGGCTCTTCAGAAGAGCCGAGTGTTATCGCGTACAAAAATATCTCTTTGAGAGGGCGTGCTTATTATGCGCCGGCAGGTAATGAGGCCGGTTCGTCAGAAGATGTTTCTGTTCCGACGAATGTTTTTTATGATGGCGGACAGATCGTTCTGACGGAACTGGATACGGTGACGCTTGTGCCGCTGGATGATTCCACGATTACGGAGTCCTTTAAGGGCGACGTCATAGATCCGCTCACAGGAGAAAAGGTGCCTGGTGACGACGGAATGGCCAGTTTTGATAGTGTTTCGCTGAGGAGTCCGATTGTCTTGTTGGAAGCTGTATCGGGTGAAGTATCGCTGAGTGCGATTGTGGATATCCGGGATGCAAATACCTTTGTGATCGATGGATTGAGTCATTTGGCGACCTATCGCATACGGAAGCTGGCTGAATCTGGAATGTCGTTTGTGGCGGCGAAGGCCCAGGCTGAAACCGAAATTGCAAATGCGCTAGGTTTTGGCTCGCAAAATCCGTTCGTGGAGGAAAGCTTGATGAATTCCTCGAATGTAGCTGTGTGGCGCAAGGCGTTTAATGAATTGGTCCCGTTTAATTTGCTACAGCATTTGAAAGAGGAACTTGGCGAGTCTGGATTGTTGGCTGATTTGTCGGAAGATACAAAAAAATCTTTGACGGAAGCTGTTGAGAAGTCGCATTATTGGAGATTGTTGAGCTCTTCGCGAAAGGCCTTTGAAATGTGGGATGAGGATTTTTATCAGGAGTGCATGCAATTTAAGGCTTATTATGTGAACCTGTTGGCAAGTGTTTTCGGTGTGGGACAATGCTCTTCTGAAAACGAGGGGACGTTTGCCGATGTTCAGGGAGATTTCTTTGAACTGAAGTGCGTGTCCGGTTTTTGGGAATTTGCGTATCTCAAAACGAGCCGTTTGAATATTGCACATACGTTTGGGGCGATGGTTGATTCTCGTGATGGCGAGGAATATAAAACGGTGACTATTGATTTGGGTGGAACTTCGCAGACCTGGATGGCGGAAAACTTAAGGTATGCGGCGGAATATTCCAACTGCTTTATGGACAATTCGTCGTACTGCTCTGTATACGGTCGGTTGTATTCTCCGTTGTATGGCTTGGATTCGTCTTACCGAAAGTACACGACTAAAGAAGCGTGTGTTGACGTTAAAGCTTTTGAGTACTTGAGCGAGAATATGTCAGATGATACGCTGTATTGGCGGGGTAGGGCCGAAGAAGATTGTGATGAACTATATGAATATGGCGATTATCGTGACGATGGTGATAATATGCTTTGGGACAAGGTGATCGATTCGCTCGAGACGATAAATTTTGAAGTGTGTCCGGAAGGTTGGCGCATGCCGAAGTATGAAGACTGGAATGCTTTGCTCAGTTATCTCGATGGCCTTGGACAGGGCCCTGCATTGACCTTGCTGTTGGCAAATTATGGAGATCCTACAGGATTTGGCTTGGATCTTCTGGCTGACATTCGTGGTGAAAAAGGCGACTATAGGGCTATAGTTAGGGGTGTGGGGGAGTATCAGTTTGAGCCTGTGGTGACGCCTGAAGAAATCCGTGGAAATGCTGCGGGCGATGTCGTGGGAGCTCTTGCAACTCAAACTACTAGCCGTAGGAAGGGGGCCAATGTGTATTATGAAGCGGTAGTGCTCGGTTACGACTTGCCCCGCTCTGGTTTTGTCCGCTGCATTAAAGACGAATAG
- a CDS encoding geranylgeranylglyceryl/heptaprenylglyceryl phosphate synthase — protein sequence MKPGKTELRLNAEIEKRGALFAVLLDPDTSDEVAFVKAGAMAAENGADLLLVGGSYLGNFTLPKQVAALKANVDLPVVLFPGGASQVVPGFDAMLFMTLVSGRNPNYLIDEQVRGGALVRALNMEAIPTAYQLINSGKRTTVEYISGTMPVPANKPKLSMVNSIAAELMGMRYVYLEAGSGAEEPVPVEHIAYTRKATEMTIITGGGIKDPQTAAIRVAAGANIIVTGTLWEKVEDPKLLAEFASAIHIKG from the coding sequence ATGAAACCTGGTAAGACCGAACTTCGTCTGAATGCTGAAATCGAAAAACGCGGTGCGCTTTTTGCCGTGCTGCTGGACCCCGATACGTCTGACGAAGTCGCATTTGTGAAGGCGGGCGCGATGGCCGCCGAGAACGGTGCCGACCTTTTGCTGGTGGGCGGTTCTTACCTAGGCAACTTCACGCTCCCCAAGCAGGTGGCTGCCCTCAAGGCCAATGTGGACTTGCCCGTGGTGCTGTTCCCGGGTGGCGCCTCCCAGGTGGTGCCAGGCTTTGACGCGATGCTTTTCATGACCCTCGTGAGCGGTCGCAATCCGAACTACCTGATTGATGAACAGGTGCGTGGCGGTGCGCTCGTGCGTGCGCTCAACATGGAAGCGATTCCGACGGCGTACCAGCTGATCAACAGCGGCAAGCGTACCACGGTCGAATACATCAGCGGCACCATGCCGGTTCCTGCAAACAAGCCTAAGCTGAGCATGGTGAACTCCATTGCGGCCGAACTTATGGGCATGCGCTATGTGTACCTGGAAGCGGGCAGCGGTGCCGAAGAGCCCGTACCCGTGGAGCACATTGCCTATACCCGCAAGGCGACCGAAATGACCATCATTACCGGTGGCGGAATCAAGGACCCGCAGACGGCCGCCATCCGCGTGGCCGCCGGTGCAAACATCATCGTGACCGGCACGCTGTGGGAAAAGGTCGAAGACCCGAAGCTGCTGGCCGAATTTGCTTCTGCAATCCACATTAAGGGCTAA
- a CDS encoding DUF4258 domain-containing protein: MNIKISEHAKQRMDERGVSEEQVRNFFDSNEPISYWKISDFDNSVILVDTVFDGCKFRLVYNALTDTLITLFPRR, encoded by the coding sequence ATGAACATAAAGATAAGCGAACACGCAAAACAGAGAATGGATGAAAGAGGTGTTTCCGAAGAACAGGTGAGAAATTTCTTCGATTCCAATGAACCAATTTCCTATTGGAAAATATCCGATTTCGACAACTCTGTTATTTTGGTTGACACAGTGTTTGATGGATGCAAATTTAGGTTGGTCTATAATGCGCTCACGGATACGCTGATAACACTTTTCCCGAGGAGGTAG
- a CDS encoding FISUMP domain-containing protein, with protein MSNTFFTDPRDGETYRTVKIGNRIWFAENLRHKCEGAQAYAGGMGYLCLNGETPPYDWNCDPDVKKYGLCYYWKFAEAAVPKGWRLPNNDDWRDLFNAVGAKCEMGEHGAETYLGAALALKSKDDWEEDELFPVGKSADAFNFTAYPAGCMEEFGFCGARGRHTRFWSSVGQNKWAYRVRLDNFYDDAILDRFWNDFSCANSIRCMKDC; from the coding sequence ATGTCGAATACATTCTTTACGGACCCGCGAGACGGTGAAACCTACCGCACCGTGAAAATCGGAAATCGGATTTGGTTCGCCGAAAACTTGCGGCATAAATGCGAAGGTGCGCAGGCGTATGCCGGTGGCATGGGGTATTTGTGCTTGAATGGCGAAACGCCGCCTTACGATTGGAACTGCGACCCAGATGTGAAGAAATATGGCTTGTGCTACTACTGGAAATTTGCAGAAGCCGCGGTCCCCAAAGGTTGGCGCTTGCCGAACAATGACGATTGGCGAGACTTGTTTAATGCAGTTGGCGCAAAATGTGAAATGGGCGAGCATGGTGCCGAAACTTACCTTGGGGCGGCTCTTGCGTTAAAGTCCAAAGACGATTGGGAAGAAGACGAACTGTTCCCTGTTGGCAAAAGTGCTGATGCATTCAACTTTACGGCGTATCCGGCGGGTTGCATGGAAGAATTCGGTTTTTGCGGAGCTCGCGGCAGACACACGCGATTCTGGAGCTCCGTCGGGCAAAACAAGTGGGCGTATCGCGTTCGATTGGACAACTTCTACGACGATGCTATTCTCGATCGCTTCTGGAACGACTTCTCCTGCGCGAATTCAATCCGCTGCATGAAAGACTGCTGA
- a CDS encoding DUF1232 domain-containing protein, translating into MDKEPEVLDVKNLNGASPLQKGLAVFLMIMSLLYTVSPVDLAPDAIPVVGWLDDIGFLVTATMNVVQQFSKDQNSALVKILKYAKWFMVIAVVIAALLLGGLIAAIVALIVK; encoded by the coding sequence ATGGATAAAGAACCAGAAGTTTTAGATGTGAAGAATTTGAACGGTGCCTCGCCACTGCAAAAGGGGCTCGCCGTTTTTTTGATGATCATGTCACTTTTGTACACCGTGTCGCCCGTTGACTTGGCGCCCGATGCCATCCCCGTGGTGGGCTGGCTCGATGATATCGGATTCCTCGTGACTGCCACCATGAATGTGGTTCAGCAGTTCTCAAAGGATCAGAATTCTGCCCTGGTGAAAATCCTAAAATATGCCAAATGGTTTATGGTCATCGCCGTCGTAATTGCCGCTCTGTTACTCGGCGGTTTAATCGCTGCGATTGTGGCGCTGATTGTGAAGTAG
- a CDS encoding DUF262 domain-containing protein, with translation MTVWKVGCRWSKNGNENSKIISVFRRNEVVFVGEQKHIFEKIRNGDLIAIADGYTVISVAKATCDAAPLKELKSTIRIRSNEFGIIDESWPRENAVGVTAKIFDLPTYDESLKEDSDVQQIQYKKRGSCCKVYQIADKVKTLYERCAVSSEKFDIDCKRCSLKELLDSKTRYVIPVYQREYSWGEPQVAKFMRDLLTGFCGVSGFDENENGEKKLLPKEKPAPMFIGTMQLSYRKYITEDEQEQDVIDGQQRFSTLLCLLKYLSFYCNVSDIHFNDILESRVNKGKEDEFLNEAMSLSLKDLSGEFICNKYIENIKLIEEILNEEGLQKEFYEKLLAYVKENIWFVVITTRAGISKTLEIFNTINTAGLDLNGCDLFKVRLYEYLKDKKGKEQFDDIDLLYSEIKKQNLDWRLNHDFDLINVGMVRDIYKTYLIAKYDLPNIMYAWGSDRFYDVLFDICLDVAPHRELHLDVNRVRKVDFSLDDLQKVKDAVILWNSRKIDSPKKMIVDVLIGKSRYGRFWQYPILYLLFTGEKVIEKVYGTWRLLAMIFFAYSVSYAKIVNDGITFMYSIYKMLYNKDAIAIDEMLMKKRTELQQKLEAKLEYPITDNRKKKDLICIVSAFLKEPHIVDEHSIEQLKNRLSWGFDVEHVHATGDGSVEVDWALQNSIGNLMLLESSINRSIKDKPFKEKVEWYSKSEYAVAQQMAKMKCWETQQIQERLKAEKEAILDFYNQT, from the coding sequence ATGACAGTATGGAAAGTTGGTTGCCGTTGGAGTAAAAATGGAAATGAAAATTCTAAAATCATTTCTGTTTTTAGGCGTAATGAGGTTGTTTTTGTCGGGGAACAAAAACATATTTTTGAAAAGATAAGGAATGGCGACTTAATTGCTATAGCTGATGGTTATACAGTGATTTCTGTCGCCAAGGCGACATGTGATGCGGCTCCTTTAAAAGAACTCAAGTCAACAATTCGGATACGCAGCAACGAATTTGGTATTATCGATGAATCGTGGCCTCGCGAGAACGCTGTTGGCGTGACTGCAAAAATATTTGATTTGCCAACATACGATGAATCTTTAAAAGAAGACTCTGATGTTCAACAAATTCAGTATAAAAAGCGTGGATCTTGCTGTAAGGTGTATCAAATAGCAGACAAGGTTAAGACGCTATATGAAAGGTGTGCTGTGTCTTCTGAAAAATTTGATATTGATTGTAAAAGGTGTTCTTTGAAAGAATTGCTTGATTCAAAGACTCGTTATGTAATCCCGGTTTATCAACGTGAATATTCTTGGGGGGAACCGCAGGTTGCTAAATTTATGAGGGATTTGCTGACGGGCTTTTGTGGAGTTTCCGGTTTTGATGAAAATGAAAATGGTGAAAAAAAGCTTTTGCCAAAAGAAAAACCGGCTCCAATGTTTATTGGAACGATGCAATTGTCGTATCGTAAATATATCACAGAGGATGAACAAGAACAGGATGTGATTGACGGCCAGCAACGATTTAGTACCCTTTTATGTTTATTAAAGTATTTATCATTTTATTGTAATGTATCTGATATTCATTTCAATGACATTCTTGAATCTAGAGTGAATAAAGGTAAGGAAGATGAATTTCTAAATGAAGCGATGTCTTTATCTTTAAAAGACTTGAGTGGGGAATTTATATGCAATAAATACATAGAGAATATTAAACTGATTGAAGAAATTTTAAATGAAGAGGGACTTCAGAAAGAGTTCTATGAAAAATTGTTGGCTTATGTTAAGGAGAATATTTGGTTTGTTGTAATAACTACAAGGGCCGGTATTTCCAAGACTTTAGAAATTTTCAATACTATCAATACAGCCGGACTAGATTTGAATGGTTGTGATTTGTTTAAGGTTAGGTTGTACGAGTACCTTAAAGATAAAAAGGGAAAAGAACAATTTGATGATATTGATCTTCTTTACAGCGAGATAAAGAAACAAAATCTTGATTGGAGATTAAATCACGATTTTGATTTAATTAACGTAGGTATGGTTCGTGATATATATAAGACCTATCTGATTGCCAAATATGATTTGCCAAATATTATGTATGCATGGGGTTCTGACCGATTTTATGATGTGCTGTTTGATATTTGTCTAGATGTTGCCCCACATCGGGAATTGCATCTTGATGTCAATCGGGTTCGAAAGGTTGACTTTAGTTTAGACGATTTGCAAAAGGTTAAGGATGCCGTAATACTTTGGAATTCAAGAAAGATTGATTCCCCAAAAAAGATGATTGTCGATGTACTTATCGGCAAGTCTCGGTATGGAAGATTTTGGCAATATCCTATTCTCTATCTACTTTTTACAGGAGAAAAGGTAATTGAGAAAGTATATGGAACATGGCGGTTGCTCGCAATGATATTCTTTGCGTATAGCGTTAGTTATGCAAAAATTGTAAACGATGGAATAACTTTTATGTATAGTATTTATAAAATGCTGTATAATAAAGATGCTATTGCTATTGATGAGATGTTGATGAAAAAAAGAACTGAATTACAGCAAAAGTTAGAAGCTAAATTAGAATATCCTATCACTGACAATCGAAAAAAGAAAGATTTAATCTGCATTGTGTCTGCGTTCCTCAAGGAACCTCATATAGTAGACGAACATAGTATAGAACAATTGAAAAATCGACTTTCTTGGGGCTTTGATGTGGAACATGTTCATGCTACAGGAGATGGATCTGTTGAAGTGGACTGGGCTCTTCAAAATAGCATTGGTAATTTAATGCTATTGGAATCCAGCATTAATCGTTCTATAAAAGATAAACCATTTAAAGAAAAAGTGGAATGGTACAGTAAAAGTGAATATGCTGTTGCACAACAAATGGCAAAAATGAAATGTTGGGAAACTCAACAAATTCAGGAACGATTAAAAGCCGAGAAAGAAGCGATATTGGATTTTTATAATCAAACTTGA
- a CDS encoding AAA family ATPase → MQLHYQNSAENYFGNALDRLEGESPAAKAESRTSFIDLKIMEYWVRFMRAYPDGCCRSFCENYLPVRYYGDFADRVYEIRDQVDFSSTIRTSIDDKHYGVRELLEAYHETRNVRFAQQFFEIMAYLERANDCLRPIIVQMIENCVKEKLAKGCSPDDDALQRVFELKRLFHLSDEAVELVLYLWLRNHQRLYLRLENIRVKDGEIFDPNERGGFNRIALLTGLDAATLQELCSKESPLLKFQLVQIEESFRNADLRIKRKELYLADDVSNYLYGFSDMSRIMDFKSAAKPCVPYEQIVKTNPQASFVLQMLKSHQKGSPLNILFYGREGTGKTELAKAIAQELNVTLLSVGIGEESMSEESLLQTRLRSMLLADWECERSGGIILMDEADLVLNKAEKGLLNIIFESLKTPVIWITNNIAMIENSTRRRFDYSLEFFSFSKSERFAIWQSVLKTQQAESLMRGEDIECVAKEIPVMAGSATLAVRLARRMQSQEMSPLNVVREVASSHAKLLGIPTLPQESRPDYNLDCVRISSGDIRNVDYVVPMLRNFDARWKDSKLTRRRENLNIFLYGPPGTGKSAFAKHIAHDILDREIIVKRASDILGCHVGESEHNVSAMFREAERSDAILFIDEADSFFENRGNAKNHWEVTLVNEFICQMDSFNGMLIAATNYENVLDWAIRRRFQLKLAFDYMDLPQISKTWTAFFGGHCPKEVLRCDNVAISDLQNVRRKLEYVPTELRTKELILQNMLEELANKDDHQGRKLGL, encoded by the coding sequence ATGCAGCTACATTATCAGAATTCGGCAGAGAATTATTTCGGGAATGCTCTGGATCGGTTAGAAGGGGAGTCGCCTGCGGCGAAGGCGGAGTCGAGGACTTCTTTTATCGACTTGAAAATTATGGAATACTGGGTGCGCTTTATGCGGGCGTATCCGGATGGTTGCTGTCGCAGTTTTTGCGAGAATTATTTGCCGGTTCGTTATTATGGCGATTTTGCGGATCGTGTTTACGAGATTCGCGACCAGGTTGATTTTTCGAGTACTATCAGGACTTCGATTGATGACAAGCATTATGGGGTGCGGGAACTTTTGGAGGCGTATCACGAAACCAGGAATGTTCGCTTTGCTCAGCAGTTTTTTGAGATTATGGCTTATTTGGAGCGCGCAAACGATTGCTTGCGACCGATTATCGTGCAGATGATTGAAAATTGCGTAAAAGAAAAGCTGGCAAAAGGTTGCTCGCCCGATGATGATGCCTTGCAGCGCGTTTTTGAATTGAAACGTCTCTTCCATTTGTCCGATGAGGCTGTGGAACTGGTGCTTTATTTGTGGCTTCGAAATCATCAGCGCTTGTATTTGAGGTTGGAAAATATTCGCGTGAAAGATGGGGAAATTTTTGATCCGAACGAACGTGGTGGCTTTAATCGGATTGCCTTGCTGACGGGACTTGATGCTGCTACGCTTCAGGAGCTTTGTTCCAAGGAGAGTCCGCTTCTTAAGTTCCAGCTGGTTCAAATAGAAGAATCGTTCCGCAATGCGGATTTAAGAATCAAACGCAAGGAATTGTACCTAGCGGACGATGTGAGCAATTATCTGTACGGGTTTTCGGATATGTCGCGGATTATGGATTTCAAATCGGCAGCAAAACCGTGTGTCCCCTATGAGCAGATAGTCAAGACGAATCCGCAGGCGTCTTTTGTTTTGCAGATGCTGAAATCGCACCAGAAGGGCTCTCCGCTGAACATCCTTTTTTATGGCCGCGAGGGTACGGGCAAGACGGAACTTGCCAAGGCGATTGCGCAAGAATTGAATGTTACGCTGCTTTCGGTGGGCATCGGTGAAGAATCGATGAGCGAGGAATCTCTTTTGCAGACACGCCTGCGCTCGATGCTGCTTGCCGATTGGGAATGTGAGCGGAGTGGCGGCATCATCTTGATGGATGAGGCAGACTTGGTTTTGAACAAGGCAGAAAAGGGATTGCTGAATATTATTTTTGAGAGCCTGAAAACGCCTGTTATCTGGATTACGAATAATATCGCGATGATTGAAAATAGTACCCGCCGCCGTTTCGATTATTCGTTGGAATTTTTCTCGTTCAGCAAGAGCGAACGCTTTGCAATTTGGCAGTCCGTACTGAAAACGCAACAGGCGGAATCACTGATGCGTGGCGAAGATATTGAATGTGTCGCCAAGGAAATTCCGGTGATGGCAGGGAGCGCCACTTTGGCAGTTCGGCTTGCGCGACGGATGCAGTCTCAGGAGATGTCGCCTTTGAATGTGGTTCGCGAGGTCGCTTCTTCGCATGCTAAACTTTTGGGTATACCGACTTTACCGCAGGAATCAAGGCCGGATTATAATTTGGATTGCGTCCGTATTTCGAGCGGGGATATTCGGAATGTAGATTATGTCGTGCCGATGCTCAGAAATTTTGATGCACGCTGGAAAGATTCGAAATTGACGAGGCGTAGGGAAAACCTGAATATATTTTTGTATGGTCCTCCCGGCACCGGAAAGTCGGCTTTTGCAAAGCATATCGCGCATGACATTCTAGATCGCGAGATTATCGTGAAACGGGCGAGCGATATTCTGGGGTGCCATGTGGGTGAAAGTGAACATAATGTTAGCGCCATGTTCCGTGAAGCGGAACGGAGTGATGCGATTCTGTTTATCGACGAGGCGGACAGTTTCTTTGAAAATCGTGGCAATGCGAAAAACCATTGGGAAGTGACCCTAGTGAACGAGTTTATTTGCCAGATGGATTCGTTCAATGGGATGCTGATTGCTGCGACAAACTACGAGAATGTCTTGGATTGGGCGATTCGCCGGCGTTTTCAGCTGAAGTTGGCGTTTGACTATATGGACCTGCCGCAAATTTCAAAAACTTGGACGGCATTTTTCGGGGGCCATTGCCCCAAGGAAGTTCTTCGCTGCGACAATGTGGCGATTAGCGACTTGCAGAATGTGCGCCGCAAGCTAGAATATGTGCCTACTGAGTTACGGACGAAGGAGCTTATCTTGCAGAACATGCTTGAAGAACTCGCCAATAAAGACGACCATCAGGGCCGTAAGCTGGGATTGTAA
- a CDS encoding phospholipase D-like domain-containing protein, whose amino-acid sequence MPTFTKYIQNEEHYSEVISRIMSVRNNLWIGTADIKDVYVKQDGDAIPLLGQLATLLKRGVGIRLIHAKEPGPNFREDFDRFPILVTDLERVMCPRVHFKMMIFDLETAYIGSANLTGAGIGMKSSLRRNFEAGILTNDPALVEPAIEQFDTLWMGSHCKKCGRQEFCGDRIK is encoded by the coding sequence ATGCCAACCTTTACCAAGTACATCCAGAACGAGGAACATTACTCCGAAGTGATTTCGCGAATTATGTCGGTCCGCAATAATTTGTGGATTGGTACTGCCGATATCAAGGATGTGTATGTGAAACAGGATGGAGATGCGATTCCGTTGCTTGGGCAACTTGCAACGCTTTTGAAACGCGGCGTGGGTATTCGTCTGATTCATGCAAAGGAGCCGGGTCCGAATTTCCGCGAGGACTTTGACCGGTTCCCGATTCTGGTGACGGATTTGGAGCGTGTGATGTGCCCGCGGGTGCATTTCAAGATGATGATTTTTGATCTCGAAACGGCCTACATCGGGTCTGCAAATTTGACGGGGGCGGGAATCGGCATGAAAAGTTCTTTACGCCGAAACTTCGAGGCGGGAATCCTCACAAATGACCCTGCGCTTGTTGAACCTGCTATAGAACAGTTTGATACGCTATGGATGGGCTCGCATTGCAAAAAATGCGGTCGCCAGGAATTCTGTGGTGATAGGATTAAGTAG
- a CDS encoding YafY family protein, protein MADQARGERMIRIFVYMMAHYNNRYSVADIMQHLDIREEDLRSVQRDMHALSEIEGGYIRRSVESGKTYYQVALERANKLVFPEFGDTLLHFMFLQRIANIYPATSNLIEDLTKRITQDLPIKEQSTLAHYAKELNGRILFMGTPPSVDENVGKNLPVILDAIRKKQKVQIAYTDNWGNITNKPRIPLMVAIHQGEIYIGCVSQHLPDKTYALKLRRIQSVKLLREQFVEDPKVVETLRRRIRTGTLLSGDQDQQEEKVVIYFPGYAKNFLQERPYHPSMKITELECGDLHVTMNVAVNGLLKQWVMYYGSIAEVLKPAKLRQMVLDSAKDLVKLYERKST, encoded by the coding sequence ATGGCAGATCAGGCTCGCGGCGAACGAATGATACGGATATTCGTCTACATGATGGCGCATTACAACAATCGTTACAGTGTGGCAGACATCATGCAGCACCTGGACATCCGCGAAGAAGATTTGAGGAGTGTGCAACGCGACATGCATGCACTTTCCGAAATCGAGGGCGGCTACATCAGGCGTTCTGTCGAAAGCGGCAAGACCTATTACCAGGTGGCACTCGAACGCGCGAACAAGCTCGTGTTCCCGGAATTCGGCGACACGCTTTTGCACTTTATGTTCCTGCAGCGCATTGCCAACATCTACCCCGCAACATCGAACCTTATCGAAGACCTCACTAAGAGAATCACGCAGGATTTGCCCATCAAGGAACAATCGACTTTGGCGCATTACGCGAAAGAACTGAACGGACGCATTCTATTCATGGGAACGCCTCCGAGCGTTGACGAAAATGTAGGCAAAAATCTACCGGTCATTCTCGATGCCATCCGCAAAAAACAGAAGGTGCAAATCGCCTACACCGACAATTGGGGCAATATAACCAACAAGCCTCGCATTCCGCTGATGGTAGCCATCCACCAGGGCGAAATCTACATCGGCTGCGTGTCGCAACACCTTCCCGACAAGACATACGCTCTCAAGCTTCGCCGCATTCAATCCGTAAAACTCTTGCGCGAACAATTCGTCGAAGACCCGAAAGTCGTTGAGACGCTCCGCAGGCGCATCCGCACAGGCACGCTGCTTTCGGGCGACCAGGACCAGCAAGAAGAAAAAGTCGTCATCTATTTCCCTGGATACGCCAAGAACTTTCTGCAGGAACGTCCCTACCACCCTAGCATGAAAATCACAGAATTGGAATGTGGCGACCTGCACGTGACCATGAACGTCGCCGTAAACGGCCTACTCAAGCAATGGGTTATGTACTACGGTTCCATCGCCGAGGTGCTAAAGCCTGCCAAGCTCCGTCAAATGGTACTCGACAGCGCAAAAGATTTGGTAAAACTGTACGAAAGAAAGTCTACTTAA